In one Grus americana isolate bGruAme1 chromosome 1, bGruAme1.mat, whole genome shotgun sequence genomic region, the following are encoded:
- the LOC129214192 gene encoding calmodulin, striated muscle, with amino-acid sequence MAERLSEEKIAEFKEAFSLFDRDGDGCITTKELGTVMRSLGQNPTEAELQDMVGEVDADGSGTIDFPEFLSLMARKMRDTDSEEEIREAFRVFDKDGNGYISAAELRHVMTNLGEKLTDEEVDEMIKEADCNNDGQVNYEEFVRMMTEK; translated from the coding sequence ATGGCCGAGCGGCTGTCGGAGGAGAAGATTGCCGAATTCAAGGAGGCTTTTTCCCTTTTCGACCGGGATGGAGATGGTTGCATCACCACGAAGGAGTTGGGCACCGTCATGCGCTCACTGGGGCAAAACCCCACCGAAGCGGAGCTGCAGGACATGGTGGGGGAGGTGGATGCCGATGGCAGCGGCACCATTGATTTCCCGGAGTTCCTCTCGCTGATGGCGAGGAAGATGAGGGACACGGACAGCGAGGAGGAGATCCGCGAGGCTTTCCGCGTCTTTGATAAGGACGGCAACGGCTACATCAGCGCGGCAGAGCTGCGGCACGTCATGACCAACCTGGGCGAGAAGTTGACGGACGAGGAGGTGGATGAGATGATCAAGGAGGCCGACTGCAACAACGATGGCCAGGTCAACTACGAGGAGTTCGTGAGGATGATGACAGAGAAGTGA